Genomic DNA from Anaerohalosphaeraceae bacterium:
GACATAGCGGCCGGAAGCCCTCCGCCTGCGGCTTCCCAACCTCGTTCGGTCCCTGCGGCCCTGACGGAGGCAGCTTTCAAAAGCCGATGGAAGGAGTTTTTGGCGGCCTTGGCACAACGGAACGGGATGCTGGCTAATTATCTGACGCAGGCGGTAATCGGCGGTTTTGCCGATTTGGTTCTGACACTTCGTTTTTCGTCGAGTTTTCTTTTTGCCGCCGAATTCTGCCGAAAACGGCAGGAGGACATTCAGAGGGCTTTGCAGGACTTTTTCGGCAGCCGACTGACGGTCCGTTTTGAGCTGTCCGGCGAGACGAATGCCCGGCCTGCACCGAAGGCCGCCGCGACGGCCCCGGCAAGCCGGCAGCAGCGTATCGAGGTGCTGGATGACCCCAAAGTTCAAATGATTCTGAAGGAGCTGAACGCCACCCCTGTGGAAATCGTGGAGCTGCCCGCTTCCGAGGAGGAATCAAAGCAGGAATCCGAAGACGAACCCCTCGAAGAAAGCGGAGCCGAACCGACGGAGTCTGAAGAATGAATCCGGCTTATACCAAAAGTCTGAATGATTTGATTGAGCAGTTCGGCAAACTGCCCGGCATTGGTCCGAAGACGGCCGAACGGCTGGCCTTTCACATTTTGAAAGCTGACAAGACCGAGGCCATGGCGCTGGCGGAGGCGATTCGAAACGTCAAGGAAAGCATTCGGCAGTGCCGCATCTGCTGTAATCTTTCCGAAGAAGACGTCTGCGGCATCTGCAGCGACCCGCGGCGTGACAAAAGCACGATTTGCGTCGTTGAGCAGCCCAAAGACATCATCATGCTCGAAAAGACCGGGCTTTGCAAATGGGTTTATCACGTTCTCAACGGCCATATTGCCCCCCTGGAAGGTATTGAGCCGGCGGACTTAACCATCGATGCGCTGGTCAAACGCGTCCGGCAGGGGGGCATCAAAGAGGTTGTGATGGCGACCAATCCCAACCTCGAAGGAGACGGCACGGCCCTGTATATCCGCTCGCTTTTGACGCCGCTGTCCGTCAAAGTGACCCGCCTGGCCAGAGGTCTGCCGAGCGGCTCAACAATCGAGTTCTCCAGCGGCACCATTTTGGCGGATGCAATTCTCGGCCGCAGCGAGCTTTAGGGCAATCGTGCGAAAAATTTTTGCCTTTCTGGTACAGGATTTGTACAATAGGACTCGTTCGGCTTTTGGAATCCCTGATTTGGACAACGGAAAGAGCCTATGAATATGCGAATGAACCTGAGCGGCCAGATGCGGATGGAGCAGCGGATGAAGCTGGCTCCCCGCATGATTCAGTCGATGGAAGTGCTTCAGCTTCCTTTGCTGGCCCTTCAGGAAAAAATCGAGGCCGAACTGAACAGCAACCCGGTTCTCGAACGGGTTGAAGAAACCACCGAACAAGCCGCCCCGGCGCAGGAGCTGTCCGAGGAGCCCCTCCCGGAAAAAGAAATGGTTGTTTCGGAAGACCCGGACCGGCTGGAGGATTTTCAGCGTCTGGAAAGTCTGGACGAGGAGTTTGAAGAGTACATTTCCAACGGGGATTTTTTCCGCCGCAGCGCGTACGACCCGTCGGAGCCCGACCGAAAACTGGAGGCCATCCAAAATACTCCGGCGGCGGGCCAGTCCCTTCAGGAATATCTGAAAGACCAGTGGCGGCTGGTGGATGCCGCGGAAGAGGTCAAAGCCGCCGGCGAGCAGATTATCGACAATCTGGATGAAAAAGGGTATCTGACGGTTCCGCTGGAGCAGCTGTATCAGAAAGACAAGTCTCCTTTTACGCTCGAGCATCTTCAGCAGGCCCTCGGTTTGGTTCAGCAGCTGGAGCCGACGGGCGTGGGGGCCCGGGATGTCCGCGAGTGTCTTTTGATTCAGCTGCGGCAGTGTCCGGAGGACCGGAGTTTTGAAATCCGTCTTCTGGAAAATCACTGGCAGGAACTGCTGGAGAACCGGCTGCCGCAGATTGCCAAAAAGATGAACTGCTCCCTGGAGGAGGTCAACAAGGCCATCGAGCGGATGAGCAAGATGGACCTGTCGCCGGGATTGCAGATCGGACGCAATGACAATCACCCCATCACCGCCGACATTCTGGTGGAGCCGGATGAGTCCGGCGGATTCCGGGCGGTACTGGTTGAAACCGACCTGCCGAATCTGCGGGTCAACCGTTTCTACCAGCAGATGGCCCGAAACCGGCGCATCGATGAGCAAACCCGGCAGTTTCTCCAGAAAAACATCCGTTCGGCCCAGTGGTTTATGGATGCAATTGCCCAGCGCCGCCAGACGCTGCAGAAGGTGGCGCAGGCCGTTGTGGATTATCAGCGGGATTTCTTTGAAAAGGGTCCGCTGTATTTAAAACCGCTGCCGATGTCTGTAATCGCTGAGAAGGTCGGCGTTCACGTCGCAACGGTCTCGCGTGCCGTGGCGGGCAAATATGTTCAGTGTCCGCAGGGCATTCTGCCGCTTCGCAGTTTCTTCAGCGGCGGGCTGGAGGATGAAAACGGACAGGAGCGCAGCTGGGACGCTCTGAAGGCCAAGCTGCAGGAGCTGGTGGACAGCGAGGACAAATCCAACCCCCTCAGCGACGACCAGCTGCGTCAGAAACTGGCCGAGGCGGGGATGGGCAATATCGCCCGCCGCACCGTCGCCAAATACCGAAAAATCCTGAATATCCCCACCGCCCGCTTCCGAAAAAAATATTAACACAATTTGTTTGAAAAACCGGTTCCATTGGAGGATGCCGAAAGGAAGGGGCTTTGTTTCGCAATGATGCGGAATGGCATAAACGCGTTTTCTTGAGTGTTCATCGAATGCACTGATAAATAATGGCGGGGGGCAGGTTTCTCCAGACGGCCGGAGAAATCGTTACGCGGCTGAAGAGCGATTTGATTTTTTTCCGGAAGGCAATGCCGCTGGGCAGCACCAGCCCCGTCAGATAGGCAAATGTTGCGAACACCCCGCCGGGGCGCAGGGCCTCGAGGGTGGCCTTCAGGAGCCGGTCCTGCAGCTCTTCGGAAAAACTGCTCCAGGGCAGTCCGGAGACAATGCTGTCGGCGTGGGCAAACTGGAACTGCCGAAGAAGCCGGGGGGTTTCCTCCACGCTATTCTCCAGAATCACCAAATTTGGGAAACGCTCCCGAAGGACCTGAACGAGAGTCGGATTGCTTTCAATTGCCAGAAAGGAGGCCTCCGGTTTTTTGCAGCGCAGGATTTCTTCCGTGAAAGCCCCTGTGCCGGCGCCGTATTCGACAATGATTCGGCTTTCGGCCACATTGGCCAAACGCACAATCTCTCGGGCCAGCACACGGCT
This window encodes:
- a CDS encoding methyltransferase domain-containing protein; the encoded protein is MSDTTKTAKPQGSLQTGRLFIREFLRNPTRIGAVAPSSRVLAREIVRLANVAESRIIVEYGAGTGAFTEEILRCKKPEASFLAIESNPTLVQVLRERFPNLVILENSVEETPRLLRQFQFAHADSIVSGLPWSSFSEELQDRLLKATLEALRPGGVFATFAYLTGLVLPSGIAFRKKIKSLFSRVTISPAVWRNLPPAIIYQCIR
- the rpoN gene encoding RNA polymerase factor sigma-54, which translates into the protein MNMRMNLSGQMRMEQRMKLAPRMIQSMEVLQLPLLALQEKIEAELNSNPVLERVEETTEQAAPAQELSEEPLPEKEMVVSEDPDRLEDFQRLESLDEEFEEYISNGDFFRRSAYDPSEPDRKLEAIQNTPAAGQSLQEYLKDQWRLVDAAEEVKAAGEQIIDNLDEKGYLTVPLEQLYQKDKSPFTLEHLQQALGLVQQLEPTGVGARDVRECLLIQLRQCPEDRSFEIRLLENHWQELLENRLPQIAKKMNCSLEEVNKAIERMSKMDLSPGLQIGRNDNHPITADILVEPDESGGFRAVLVETDLPNLRVNRFYQQMARNRRIDEQTRQFLQKNIRSAQWFMDAIAQRRQTLQKVAQAVVDYQRDFFEKGPLYLKPLPMSVIAEKVGVHVATVSRAVAGKYVQCPQGILPLRSFFSGGLEDENGQERSWDALKAKLQELVDSEDKSNPLSDDQLRQKLAEAGMGNIARRTVAKYRKILNIPTARFRKKY
- the recR gene encoding recombination mediator RecR; this encodes MNPAYTKSLNDLIEQFGKLPGIGPKTAERLAFHILKADKTEAMALAEAIRNVKESIRQCRICCNLSEEDVCGICSDPRRDKSTICVVEQPKDIIMLEKTGLCKWVYHVLNGHIAPLEGIEPADLTIDALVKRVRQGGIKEVVMATNPNLEGDGTALYIRSLLTPLSVKVTRLARGLPSGSTIEFSSGTILADAILGRSEL